The proteins below come from a single Corvus moneduloides isolate bCorMon1 chromosome W, bCorMon1.pri, whole genome shotgun sequence genomic window:
- the LOC116437463 gene encoding uncharacterized protein LOC116437463: MTGWCRLWIYNYGLVVKPLYELITKESRDLQWTKEAMRAFSQLKNALMSAPALGLPDVSKPFFLFSHEKQGIALGILAQDLVPYRRAVAYFSKQLDAAAKGWPGCLRAVAAVVLNIQEARKFTLGQRMTVLVSHTVSAVLEVKGGHWLSPQRFLKYQAIMVEQDDVEIVVTNIVNPASFLSGNQGEPVRHDCLETIEATYSSRPDLKDIPLSNTETWFTDGSSYVISGKRHAGYAVTTCREVIESGPLPTNTSAQKAEIIALTCALEMAKGKKINIYTDSRYAFGVVHAHGAIWKERGLLNSHGKNIKHAQEIMQLLEAVQLPEKVAIMHIRAHQKVSSELEEGNELADREAKEAAKGEVTITGALIPDGQLSLEVSYRKDSGTTVGRTIPGASHHLHHD; encoded by the exons ATGACAGGGTGGTGCAGACTGTGGATTTACAATTACGGGCTGGTCGTGAAACCACTATATGAACtcattacaaaggaaagcagagatctcCAGTGGACAAAGGAGGCCATGCGGGCCTTCAGCCAGCTGAAGAATGCcctcatgtcagctccagctctaggaCTTCCAGACGTGAGTAAgccattctttctattttcccatgaGAAGCAAGGGATCGCCCTGGGAATACTAGCACAGGACCTGGTCCCATACCGACGGGCAGTTGCCTATTTCTCTAAGCAGCtagatgcagcagccaaaggatggcctgggtgcctcagagctgttgcagcagTCGTGCTAAACATCCAGGAAGCACGCAAATTCACCTTGGGCCAGAGAAtgactgtgctggtgtcccacaCGGTGTCCGCggtgctggaagtgaaaggtGGGCATTGGCTCTCCCCACAAAGGTTCCTGAAATATCAAGCCATCAtggtagaacaagatgatgtgGAAATAGTAGTAACTAACATTGTCaacccagcttcctttctcagtggaaatcaaGGGGAACCGGTACGCCATGATTGCCTGGAGACTATCGAAGCTACCTACTCCAGCCGCCCGGATCTAAAGGATATCCCTTTAAGCAACACAGAGACCTGGTttactgatgggagcagctacGTCATCAGTGGAAAGCGGCATGCTGGGTATGCAGTTACCACCTGCCGCGAGGTGATAGAATCCGGACCCCTGCCAACAAACACCTCTGCgcagaaggctgaaataatcGCCCTAACCTGCGCCTTAgagatggcaaaaggaaagaaaataaacatctataCAGACTCAAGGTATGCCTTTGGAGTTGTGCACGCACACGGggccatttggaaagaaagaggactgtTAAATTCGCATGGAAAGAACAtcaaacatgcacaagaaataatgcAGCTGTTAGAAGCAGTCCAGCTACCTGAGAAGGTAGCAATCATGCACATAAGGGCGCATCAAAAGGTGAGCTCAgaattggaagaaggaaatgaactggcggacagagaggcaaaagaagcagcaaaaggtgagGTAACAATAACTGGAGCCTTGATCCCAGATGGACAACTTTCCCTAGAGG tctcttacagaaaagactctggaaccacagtgggaaggaccaTTCCAGGTGCTTCTCACCACTTACACCACGATTAA